The window AATTGTTTAAGGTTCTAACAGAAAAGATAGGTGCAAAAAACCTAAACTCTCTTGTAGAAGAGAAGGTATTTCCCGTTGCTGGTGATATTTCATTTGAGGATTTTGGAATTCAAAATTCGGAGATAAAAGATGAAATGTTCAAAGAAATCGACATAATCATAAACTCAGCTGCAACTACTAGATTTGATGAGAGGTATGATTGTAAAGATTAATAAAGTATTTTGATTCAAGACATTTGATTTAATCCCATATATGATATCGATAGCAATAGTTGTTTTTCAGTTTGTCCGTCCTTGATTATAAGTTTTCGTTGACCATTAttagtttcctttttttccttgtaGATATGATATTGCCATGAATATCAATGTCCTAGGTGCCGTCAACATCCTCAAGTTTGCTAAAAGATGTGAAAAAGTGAAGATTATTGTTCACGTATCCACTGGTCAGTTTTTAGATCTTAACTAACCATCCTTatgattttcatttttggaaaaaCAAACGTGTGATTCTTTTCTCATGTACTATATATTATAGTATTATTGTTATTGGTAAGGTTCTTAAAAATCTTGTCTTATATATTAATTAGTTAGTTCGATGTCTTTGTCACAGCTTATGTTTGTGGAGAAGGGGAAGGAGTTATACCAGAAAAATCATTCATTTTGGGTGAGACACTCAACAAAAACTCCTACTTAGACATTGATGTGGAGAGGAAGGTGATAGAAGACAAACTTAAGGAACTTGAAGCTCAAAATTTGACATCAAAGGAAGTGACGATAGCCATGAAAGACCTAGGCATTCAAAGGTTAGAAAAGGTCTAATTCTTTTAGTGTTACTGAGATaatttatctttgttattgaaccgACGAgagagtctattggaaacagccttgCCGCCTGTTTAAGgtcaggggtaaggtctgcgtatacactacacTCCCCAGATTtcacttgtgagattacactgatttttttattattgttgaacCAACAAAGTTTCCTGATTTAAGTGATCTAATTGCGTAAGCATCTTCTATATCGTCATTAATGCATAGAAATTACGTACAATCATACTTTCCTTACATTAACAtggcctatatatatatatatatatattgattatttAGGGCAACTTTGCATGGGTGGCCAAACACATATTCCTTCACAAAGGCAATGGGAGAGATGCTTTTAGGACATTTGAAAGAGAATTTGCAACTTGCTATAATACGTCCAACAATCATAACCAGCACTTACAAAGAGCCATTTCCAGGATGGATTGAAGGAGTCAAGTAAGTTTGTGAATTGATGTTCTTTTTTTTGCTTGTAAAGTTCATTGCATTTTTTCACTACCAAGAGTAATTCGACGGACTATATATTTTAcccatatctcttatatatttacatataactTTTATTTTCAACTGCAGAACAGTGGATTCATTTATCGTGGCATATGGTAAAGGCATATTGAATTTCTGCTTTGGTGACCCAAACACAAAAATAGATGCGGTACGTATTAATTAACTATGCTGgttcatttttcaaaaactttttttttcattataaagaaattatttataacttttttttacCAACTACAAATTAATTAGGTCTGCCTAAtttttttaacctttttaatTTATTTCAGATTCCAGGTGATATGGTGGTGAACTCCATACTAGCAGCAGTTATAGCACATGGAAATCAATATTATTCTTCTCAAGAATCAATATATCACATTTGTTCTTCTGGAAAAAATACCCTAAAATCTTGTGATATTCGATTGTTCCTATTTCATTACTTCACCAAAAATCCATGGATCAACAAAGATGGAAAAATCATCAAAGTGGGGATGCCTCGGCTATTTAGCAGCATGGATAGCTATCAAAAATACATTTCAACCTATTATTGGCCATTGTCaaaggttttttcctgatcaatACAACATTTTATTTTCATCTTGATACAAATTTTAGTGGCGAAGTTACACATTTGGCCAGtcagccaaaaataattacattctctagccaaatatacaaaaatatgtatataatatgtatatcatacattaatatataaaaatatatattttcgaCTATATTTTTGGGAGCGATTATTCTATACAGTTTTTCCTATTTTACTCTATGATATTATAGGCATGCATACGCTTGCAGATAATAAATCATCTCATATTTTTCGTTCACTTTGATGGAACTCCAACATAGTGTTAATGATTTTTGCTTGTGAAAGTACttcgaaaaaaaaatcaaaatttatccGTTTACTTTTGACTATCATTTAGTATTACTTTATGCTATACTTCAAGTTGGACCTCTCTTAGATCAAGGGGGAAAACGAGACAATTTGCTGCCCACAAAATATAATGAAAGTTAACGTTAACATATTTTGTATAGTAAAGGAGTATTTTGCATATGAATTTATAGTTAGTACGTATTAGTAGAGTTATTATCAATGACTTAAGAAAATTATAATTTGTTATGGTTAAATCATTATATTACATGTGTGCCTAACACTCTTTAATGTTGATGTACACATTCAATGACAGTAACTTGTGGTTTAATATGTTTTTAGGTACTAGAGTTGGTAAATCTATTATCATGCCGGCGTTTTGACAAAACCTACAAAAATCTGAAAAGGAAGATTGATATGGCTATACGTCTAGCTGAACTCTACAAACCTTACTTGCTTTTCCACGGCAGGTATGTGAATGTTTATATTTTGTATCTTTCCCAATTTTGGCTTAAGCATCATTTAATTAACAAAAAGcaatttaattatttctaaacttatatttttcagttttgatGATGCTAATACCGAGAGGTTAAGAATGGCAATGAAAGAATGCAACATGGATGATGTGCTCAGCTTTGATCCAAGATGCATAAAATGGGAAGATTACTTTATGAATACTCACCTCCCTGGAGCTGTAAAGCGCATATTCTAGGAATAATATACAATATTCATGTGTTAAACTACTCGTCTTATGGTAACCTTCTCTTGAATTCTCAAAAAAAAACTTGTCACTCCTGCTGCATATGGCAAGATATGGGTGTTGTATgtgcaataaataatttttaaaataggaGTGTTTTTCGATTATTTTCATTCATGTAAAAGTTTGGCTTGTACACAATTAAATAGATCGATGTGTCTCTGTGTGTGTGATTACTGAACACTTATCTCCAACAATGTAATTTGTATATTACCTTATAGGAATGCTAAGCTAATTTGATCATGCGTGTTTATATGCCTTAAGATAAAAACAGAATACTTGGCATTTAGGGGCGGATATACAATATCAGTTATGGGAACAGTCGCGCAAACTCTTACCTAAAGTGACTGGATCGGTTTAGGGTTGGTTTGGGCTCTAAAATGGTATGGATTCTTAATTAGTACTTAAATTAAACATGCCACTTCATTAAATCTCACCAGAAAATATAAAATCCAGTAAAGATGACTATTGAAGCTAATTAGAAACTTTGAAATACAGAAAAGAAATAGATGATTATCCCAAGTTGAATGATCACCTAAGCAATCAACTCCTTAACAAAATTCTCGCGTCTATTAATAATAATTACTTAACAATGATAAATTCATATAGTTTAGTGTAGAAATCCtatgaagaaaatattttccttctaaaGTGTATAGTAGTAGCAGCGGTGtcatcctcttttttttttacctaACCCCCAAAAATCTCTAAACCCTTTAGTGAAGTTGTAGAAAAATGAGAATAAGGGAAAGGCTTTTGAAAAaggtaaagtgacaaaattgataattttaatttaggtttttatagtaagaagtcgccacctaacagtaatttttttatttaggcGTGATAGACCACCTatttaatgaaaataataatttcaagGAAAATCCTTTTTGATATCATTTGACTATTACTAGGGAACTACCTATACACGGGTAAAATCGAGGTTAATGAGTACCCCGATTTCCCGATGAGGCAAACGAAGCAAGGACATGACTGCATGGAATCGAAATCGAAGCCAGGAGCCTCTCACATCTAAGCccgagaaaaacacctgccctcggAGCTATCGAGACCACGCCCCCGGGCCCGGTTCGAGTTCCAAGACCTCGAAGAGCATTACCAAGCGACCACGTACGATTAACAAAGGGTCGTGATATCCGTgtccaaccggatatcacggggTGAATCCCAGCCCGTATTGGCGGTAGATTAGTGATTAGCGAAAAGGAAggttttacctttcttagaattgtacttagggtaaaaatcccctactatataaaggaaaaGTTGATTATTCATTAGGGACACTGTAACATGCATATCAAGGCAATTTATATTTGTTTCCTCTGCTTCTAAAGATTATATTAAGTTCTTAGTTTTGTTCATAGCTTTTCATAAGTGTTTGGCTCCGAATCGAAGGCGGGCTAATTGTTTGGATCATAACCGTGCCCGAACTCGGTCTTACTACTGGTTTGATCATTTATTCCATCTTTAATTTGCTCATCTAACGCTattaatcacttgtattgaattagtccacatatccttaaaactacatataaattcaattgttatccattatTAAGGGTAACCAGATTGGCGCCCACCGTGGTACTAAGGATAATAATGATAATTTGATACGAATTTCCATAACACTCTCTGTTTTACACATGTTCtttgagatttcatttcaggtcAGCTTaagaatgtcaaactctcaatttgctcacttgaacgttgatgctGAGTCTAGCCACCATGGCAAAAGCAACAATATAGTTCCTAGCAATGAGGTGCCCCCTGTTGACCCCAACGGAGTCCCAGTTGCGGACCTAATCGATGCTAACTCACCTGTAGCCATCGATGCAAATCTGCCGATGACCCCGAGAACAACGTTCGCGAAGGGTCCCGATCAACAGCTCTAGGAAAGCACGACAGTGAAGGCGACGAGATCAATCTACGGGTGAATTTTGAAATATTACAAGCTCAACATGCGGCGATAGCCTAGCTGCAGAACCAAAGCCATgcccccagcagagttgagcccgaacTATCCCGGGAAAATACCTGAAAAAATGAACAAATCACGGAGAGGCTGGGTGAAGTTGAGCCCAGTACCAATCCCGaaataataaagatgcttgaggaattCACAAGGCAGGTGGATCAGGGGAGAAGATTGAAGAGAATGACAAAAAAACAGAGACCAATAACTCTAGAGTTGAttaaatcccaggagcacccccgATATCGAAAGGCCTGAATTacaagaaatttgtccaaaagccttcCCCCCCGAGCGCGGCACCGAAGCTAATCCCGAAGAAgatccgtatgcccgaaattttgAAGTATAATGGAACCACGGATCCAAATGAATAcgtgacctcctacacatgtgccatcaagggagacgacttagaagatgatgaaatagAGTCACTTTTGCTGAAAACGTTCGGCAAAACACtgtcaaaaggagcaatgatatggtatcacaacttaccccctaattctattgatctATTTGCTATGCTTGCGGATGCCTTTGTAAAAGCGCAAGCCAGGgtcatcaaggtcgagaccagaaaatcagaccttttcaaagtaaaacaaagagataacgaattgctcagggaattcgtgtcgAGGTTTCAAATAGAACGAATAGACCTGCTGATAAGTGaagattttgactgcttattagcaccttttagctttgatttagtccaaaaatattgaattgtattcccgaaactaatgaaagtgtacaaattgcaggaatgctggagGTTTGGTCTatcaagatgaaatccaactcaaaaaggagtgttccgaaaGACAAGGCAATAAAGGACGCAGAAGTACAAATGTGCGATCCGCAGAAGGAATTTTGCGGCCACAGAAAAAATTACGGACCGCAAAATTCCATTTGCGGCCGCAAACTAAGTAGCAAAATTCATCAGAATTTTTAGCAATGTGTTGACCGCttatgaattgtgcggccgcaggacCAGGCTTTTACTGACAAAGATGCAAAGTGCAGAGAATATGGAAGAAGAACAAATCCTGAAGCCTTTGTGAAGTGCGGAcaacacaagaattgtgcggccgaaGAAGTTTGCCTCGCGGCTGCAGTCCacaaatgtgcggccgcagaaacctCCTTCCTGCCAACTGAAGAAATTTGCGGACCACACACgcaattgtgcggccgtagaaccttAAGGGGCATTTTTGTGCAAGATTTttggccctgtataaatagacgagtttcacaaaattaggtcactAAAAGCTGCTATAGCCGTTTCTTTTAactactttaggaagttttacattattttagggtattaacattagattttatcattttaatctttcattatgggtttaattaacaattcttctttattctcttcaaTACTCATTATGAGTAGccagatttttactagggttgtgacccaacccttgtgtGTAACCCTTATGGATAATTATTTAgtgcttgtttgtgattgggtgttgattatttagcttagttgatgcttcaattttagaattaatggttgcaaatattgtgTCACGACTCTACATTTCcctccttcggaccgtgatgatgcctaacattccacttgctagggaagccaatgttagaataatattatccatttttaaattttttttaaatttgttaataaaaaagaacaaatacggaagtaaagtctaaaatatagtgaataatccataaaaataatgctgtctaaataccatcacagaattggtgtcacaagtgtacgagcttctagaataatacaaataagggtctaaataagataaagctgtctgaaaataaacacacagctaaagtaaagtagatggggacttcagaaactgcggacgccatgcggttatacctcaagtctcctctaatagctgaaatccgagtaAGTCTATGGTACGACGCTGGGActaactccaaaatctacacaagaagtgcagagtgtagtatcagtacaaccgaccccatgtactggtaagtgctgagcctaacctcgacgaagtagtgacgaggctaaggcgggtcacttatattaacctgtacgcaatattagtaacaacaacaaataatagaaataaatcaggcaactcatttataataattgaagccaacccagcaatcataaccaattatcatttacatcaatttccgttgcagcgtgcaacctgctctcacaatatattcattttcaatcctctcatataattaattttcatcaagtatatatattgacttttaaataaatctattgcggcgtgcaatccgattccccaaatattgacttttaataagtccgttgtatatttatttcaatcaagtatatatagactttttaataagtctgtttcagcgtgcaatccgatcccccaatattgacttttaataagtccgttgtatatttatttcaatcaagtatatatagactttttaataagtctgttgcgacgtgcaatccgatcccccaatattgacttttaataagtccgtTGTATATTtgtttcaatcaagtatatatagactttttaataagtctgttgcggcatgtaatccgatcccctaatattgacttttaataagtccgttgcggcgtgcaaccgatcctccaatatatccatttcaatcaattcttatagaagaaatttttccaataaatacagcaattaatataaaattataagacaacaagcatacaataattatgatttaattatgaaacaaacaatgacaaatagcaaattattatggaaatcagggaaaaaataggcagtttaatatttaatatgctaaatatcaaataacaattaaaacacataattcaaatagcatgtaacaattaaggcaggaattcaagaattaatatttgacaaagaataggagagaaataattattataataattaatttataatttaaaataatttatgatttttcaagtaagcaggcaaacaattaatttgacgacgtatagacactcgtcatcccgcctatacgtcgttcacatgcatttcacataacaaataatttaagggttctattctctcaagtcaaggttaaccacgacacttacctcgctttgtaaattcaaatcaattattcaaccacaactttcccttttaaatttgtctccaaaagtttcaaatctattcataaataattcaatatactcaatacaaatcataggaattaattccatatgaatttactaattttcggataaaaatccaaaatttattaaaatattcgacagtaggacccacgtctcaaatcccgaaaaaacttgcGAAATCCGAATGCCCGTTCCgctatgagttcaaccatacaaaaattatctaattccgtttttcaaatataaatttttattttttggaaagttttacaaaaatttcaatttcttccatcaaaatccgaaataaatgattaATATAGATAtgaatttgtgaaatataatcacttttggttatagaacacttgtccaattcaaagtcgtgaaaatctcccttgaaatcgcccaaatccgagactagaaactcaaaaatgagtaaaaatggcgacttccaaatttatgggctctgcccagttattttcgcatttgcggataAAAGTTCCACATTTGCAGACTCACATTTGTGAGATAAGGCTTGCATTTGCGATGCCAGACTACCaggtgaagttccgcatctgcggacattcCTGTCGCACCTACGACATCCGCTTCTGTGCAAAATGGCCTcacctgcgaagaccccaggccagcccagacccgcatctgcggcatcgcacctacagccaagaccctcgcaggtgcgattacatcagAGGCGGAATTTCCAAAATTGGCTTAAGTTCACAATTCGATCTGAATCACACTCCgggtactcgggaccccatccaaatataccaacaagtccagaaacataatacagacttactcggggtttcaaaattataattcacacctcgattcacaACTCGATTCGAACctcaaaattataatttacacctcgattcgaacttttaagttttaaacttttcaatttgcaaatcttgtgccaaaacatattaaatgaatccggaatgacttcaaattttgcacacaagtcataaatgacataacggagctatttaaatttccagaatcggattccagcttcgatatcaaaaagtcaaccccgtggtcaaacttggaagtctttagcctttaaattgctagttccgttaaatggtcat is drawn from Nicotiana tabacum cultivar K326 chromosome 9, ASM71507v2, whole genome shotgun sequence and contains these coding sequences:
- the LOC107786897 gene encoding fatty acyl-CoA reductase 3-like, with translation MESSKIQQFLEGKTIFITGATGFLAKILVEKILRVQPNVKKLYLLVRASDTKSAQKRFHEEVMQTELFKVLTEKIGAKNLNSLVEEKVFPVAGDISFEDFGIQNSEIKDEMFKEIDIIINSAATTRFDERYDIAMNINVLGAVNILKFAKRCEKVKIIVHVSTAYVCGEGEGVIPEKSFILGETLNKNSYLDIDVERKVIEDKLKELEAQNLTSKEVTIAMKDLGIQRATLHGWPNTYSFTKAMGEMLLGHLKENLQLAIIRPTIITSTYKEPFPGWIEGVKTVDSFIVAYGKGILNFCFGDPNTKIDAIPGDMVVNSILAAVIAHGNQYYSSQESIYHICSSGKNTLKSCDIRLFLFHYFTKNPWINKDGKIIKVGMPRLFSSMDSYQKYISTYYWPLSKVLELVNLLSCRRFDKTYKNLKRKIDMAIRLAELYKPYLLFHGSFDDANTERLRMAMKECNMDDVLSFDPRCIKWEDYFMNTHLPGAVKRIF